Part of the Desulfovibrio desulfuricans DSM 642 genome is shown below.
GCCTCGTTCATGCCGGCGACCAGCGCAAGGGGGCCATCGCTTGCCTTGGCGGCCTTGGCAAAGGCATCCGCGGCGGTGGCGTTGTCGCCGTTGCTCATGGCGCTTTGGCCCAAGGCCAGATAGGCGGAAAACCGTACGTCCGAGGGGGCTTTTTCCGCCAGGGCGGCAAGTTCCTTGACCTGCGCGGGGCCGCTGGTTTGCAGCACAATGCGCGCAAGCGACTGCCTCGCCTCATCGTTTTTGGATGTGCTGTACCAGCGCCAGATGCCGGTACCCGCCAGAACCAGCACAAACAGCACCACAATGCTGGCTATGGTGCCAGCGTGGCGCAGCATAAACTGGAGCATGGGGGCGCTTTCGGAGCTGACTTCTGCCTGAAGGTCGCGCAACAGGGGGGAATCCTCTGCGCCTTGATTCTTTTGCGGATTCATGTATCAAAACTCCTTAGGGAGGCGGAACCGCCGTAGTTTTTCCGCGCGTTTGCCCTGCGCGTTCCATGATCGGCGGAGCTGGACTGAAGCTTTTTTCTTAGGCCAGAATCAGCCCCTCTGTCAAAACAAATATCCTCTGGTCAGGTGGCCTGCGCGGCCCCGGCCAATACAATAAGGAGTATGCATGACGCCTGCAGAAGAAATGTCGCGCCTTGGCGCGCGGGCAAAGGAAGCGGCCAGGGCCATAGCCAAGGCCCACCCCGATGCCAAAACGCAAGCCCTGCTGGGGCTGGCGCAGCTGCTGCAGGAGCGGGAGGCCGAAATTCTGGCCGCCAATGCGGAAGACCTTGCCGCGGCCCGTGCCGCTGGGCAGGACGCCCCCCGCCTTGACCGCCTGACGCTTACCCCTGCCATCATGGATGAAATGCGCGCCGCCTGCCGTCATGTGGCCAATCTGCCCGACCCTGTGGGCGCTACGGAACGCCAGTGGCAGCGCCCCAACGGCCTGCTTGTGGGCCGCATGCGCGTGCCGCTGGGCGTGATCGCCATGATCTATGAGGCGCGCCCCAATGTGACCATTGACGCCGCCATTTTGTGCATCAAGGCGGGCAATGCGGTTATTCTGCGCGGCGGCAGCGAGGCTTTGCGCTCCAACATCGCGCTTGCCAAGGCCCTGTGCGATGCGCTGGCGCAGGCGGGATTGCCCGCCGATGCGGCCCAGCTTGTGTCCATACCCGGACACGAGGCCGTCAACGCCCTGTGCAAACTCGACCGCTATATTGATGTTATCATCCCGCGCGGCGGCGAGGGTCTTGTGCGCGCCGTGACCGAGGCTGCCACCATGCCCGTGCTCAAGCACTTCAAGGGCGTGTGCCACGCTTATATTGATGCGGATGCCGATCTGGACGCAGCGGCGGAGATTGTTTTTAACGGCAAGGTGCAGCGCCCCGGCGTGTGCAACGCGCTGGAATGCCTGCTGGTGCACCGCGGCGTGGCCAAGGATTTTCTGCCCAAGGTGGCGGCAAAGCTTGGTGCCGCCGGTGTGGAATTTCGCGCCTGCCCGCAATCGCTGCCCCTGCTTGGCGCAACTGCCGTTGCACAGCAGCCCGATGATCTCGGGCAGGAATTTCATGCCCTGGTGCTTGCCGTTTGCGTGGTGGAAAGCATGGATGCCGCGCTGGATCACATTGCCCGCTACGGCTCAAACCACACGGAAATCATCTGCACCAACAACCACGAGCATGCCATGCGCTTTTTGCGCGAGGCGGATGCTTCCATGGTGGCCGTCAACGCTTCCAGCCGCTTCAACGACGGCGGGCAGCTTGGCCTTGGCGCGGAGATCGGCATTTCTACCTCAAAGCTGCATGCCTACGGCCCCATGGGCGTGGACGAACTGACCACCACCAAGTTTGTGGTGCTTGGCCAGGGGCAGGTGCGCGGATAGATGGCGGAAGCGGCGTCCCCCCCGCCGGGCAGAGCCATTCTTGGCGGCAGTTTTAACCCGCCCCATGTGGGACACCTGCGGCTGGCCATAGAGGCCCGCGAGGCCTTGGGCGATCTTGTGCAGGGCGTGGATATGGTGCCTTGCGCCGTGCCGCCGCACAAGGCGCAGAGCGCCATGCTGCCCTTTGATCTGCGCGCCCGGATGGTGGAAGCCTGCGCTCAGGGCTTGCCCTGGCTGCGTTGCAACCGGATGGAGGCCCAGCGCCAGGGGCCGTCGTACACGTGGGATACGCTTTGCGCCTACCGTGAGGCAGAGCCGGATACGGATCTGTATTTTATTCTGGGCAGCCCGGACTTCGCCTTGCTCTCCACATGGCATAATGGGCTGGATTTGCCCCGGCTGTGCCATTTTGTGGTTGTGCCCCGCAAGGGGCATACCTCTGCCGATTTTATCACCGCCGCCAAAGCCCTGTGGCCCGATGCTGCAGAGCGCCCTCCATTGCTGCCTGCCTGCCCGTGCATGGTCTTGCCGGGGGGAGGGCTGGCGCATTTCCTTTCTGTGCCGTGGCTGGCTGTGAGCGCATCTCGGGTGCGGCAGCTATGGCTGACGGGCCGCAATGTGGATTTTCTTGTGCCGGAAGCGGCCTTGCAGATTTTGCTAAACAACGCTCAAACAGTGCGGCATCACTGGCTGGAGGACGGCTCGGCATGCTGACTACTGCACCAAAAGAAATCAGGGAAAATATCGCCCGTGCAATGGGCTATCTGCGGCGTGACGAAGTTGAGCGCGCCCTTGTGACCATGAGTGAGGCGCTGCGGCTTCTTGCCGGGGTAAAACTGATGCGTTCAGCAAGGGCGGAACTGGATATCCAGATCGGGGAATTTTTGGGGGGCATTGTGCGCCATAGCGCGCTGCAACCGCTGCTTGATCCCGGCAATACGGGCAAGCCGCGCAGCATCACCCTGCAAGCGGGCAAGGAAGCCACGCTTTCAACCGTGCTGGAAGGCCTTGCGAAAATTCTCCAAACGGCTGCGGAGCAGGCCGTGCAGCAGGAGGCCGAGGCTCGGCTGGAGCGAAAAAAGCAACTCATCAGCAGCGGGCTGGATTTTTTGCGCGAAGGGCAGGTCGCCAAGGGGCGCGCTTTTTTGAAGCGCATAGTGGAGGAGTTTGGCGACGAGGACGGCATCCGCCTGCAAATGGGCCAGATTTTTGCCGCTGCCGGGCTGTTTGCCGAAGCCGCCGCCATGTATGAGGAAGCCATGACCATTCAGCCGCGCGAGGCCTCTGCCTACACCGGGGCCGTGGCGGCGTGGATGGAACTGCGGGAATACGAAAAGGCCGAGGCGGTGTATCAGGCGGTGTTGCGTACTTTTGGCGGGCATGCCTCAACCTTTGGCAAAATGTCGAAACTGTATCTTGCGTGGCGTAAAAAACAGGCAGCGGA
Proteins encoded:
- a CDS encoding tetratricopeptide repeat protein — translated: MNPQKNQGAEDSPLLRDLQAEVSSESAPMLQFMLRHAGTIASIVVLFVLVLAGTGIWRWYSTSKNDEARQSLARIVLQTSGPAQVKELAALAEKAPSDVRFSAYLALGQSAMSNGDNATAADAFAKAAKASDGPLALVAGMNEAGAMLKAGKYADALAQLQKLQAALPGEVTAPQLKQMMAEAAVAAGQTEQAARIYLALSREAQGLNSEYFRARATTLAPKIVEEEVAQTASPTAPDGAGEKSSGKAQ
- a CDS encoding glutamate-5-semialdehyde dehydrogenase; translation: MTPAEEMSRLGARAKEAARAIAKAHPDAKTQALLGLAQLLQEREAEILAANAEDLAAARAAGQDAPRLDRLTLTPAIMDEMRAACRHVANLPDPVGATERQWQRPNGLLVGRMRVPLGVIAMIYEARPNVTIDAAILCIKAGNAVILRGGSEALRSNIALAKALCDALAQAGLPADAAQLVSIPGHEAVNALCKLDRYIDVIIPRGGEGLVRAVTEAATMPVLKHFKGVCHAYIDADADLDAAAEIVFNGKVQRPGVCNALECLLVHRGVAKDFLPKVAAKLGAAGVEFRACPQSLPLLGATAVAQQPDDLGQEFHALVLAVCVVESMDAALDHIARYGSNHTEIICTNNHEHAMRFLREADASMVAVNASSRFNDGGQLGLGAEIGISTSKLHAYGPMGVDELTTTKFVVLGQGQVRG
- the nadD gene encoding nicotinate (nicotinamide) nucleotide adenylyltransferase, which translates into the protein MAEAASPPPGRAILGGSFNPPHVGHLRLAIEAREALGDLVQGVDMVPCAVPPHKAQSAMLPFDLRARMVEACAQGLPWLRCNRMEAQRQGPSYTWDTLCAYREAEPDTDLYFILGSPDFALLSTWHNGLDLPRLCHFVVVPRKGHTSADFITAAKALWPDAAERPPLLPACPCMVLPGGGLAHFLSVPWLAVSASRVRQLWLTGRNVDFLVPEAALQILLNNAQTVRHHWLEDGSAC
- a CDS encoding tetratricopeptide repeat protein, with amino-acid sequence MLTTAPKEIRENIARAMGYLRRDEVERALVTMSEALRLLAGVKLMRSARAELDIQIGEFLGGIVRHSALQPLLDPGNTGKPRSITLQAGKEATLSTVLEGLAKILQTAAEQAVQQEAEARLERKKQLISSGLDFLREGQVAKGRAFLKRIVEEFGDEDGIRLQMGQIFAAAGLFAEAAAMYEEAMTIQPREASAYTGAVAAWMELREYEKAEAVYQAVLRTFGGHASTFGKMSKLYLAWRKKQAAEDNALRALQTDPAQADALEVMAALGKH